A window of Plectropomus leopardus isolate mb unplaced genomic scaffold, YSFRI_Pleo_2.0 unplaced_scaffold1170, whole genome shotgun sequence genomic DNA:
CCGCCTCCCTCACACAAGTAACCCCGCCTACTTCAGACAGGTAACGTCCTCACAGGTGCGTCCGTCCGTCAGACCTCAGCTGTTGGACTCTCCTCAGAGGACGACCCCGGCTCCTGTTGACGCTCCGCCCTGTGGCGCCCCCTGCAGGTGAATGACCAGGTGTGTCGTTTCAGGTGCAGGCGGGGACACGGAGTCGGTGAGCGTGCAGCGCTGCCAGCAGGTCGCCAACGAGCTGAGACAGGCGGCGAGACGAGCCGTGCGTCTCCACCAGCAGGTGAACTtcccgtccgtccgtccgtgtTCGTCTTAACACATTTGGCGccaaataaaaccaataaaaaccgGATCAGTCGGAGTCGTTTGACCGCGGCCGCACAGTCAGAATGTTTGAGAAAATCGAGGAAGACGCTGTCGTGTTTGAGAGTTTTCTGAAGAAATTACGGTaatttgagaaaacatttgCAATTTTAAGGAAATCTGGAATTTCTAGAAAACTGCGATATTTCGagaaaaagttttaatattaaaaagaaagtcGTCATAcatcatgatattttttccaaacacactttaaaaaagttgtaatattttgaagaaaaaaaaaaacactgatgaaataCTTCACGATACTTTTCCCAGAAACACAAGTTGTAATATTTCTAGCAGACAACTGActgtaaaaaactaaaattttattaaaaataaaattattattaaaaaaatattaaaactaaacAATTCTAAATGCACCAACAGAAAAAGTCACTTTATTCAGTTTTGCAGCATTTTGTCTCAATAAATCTGTTAATGagtttttaattaacattcaGTGattaaatgtgactttttatgataaaaaattaaatgactaaatgtgacttttataaaaaagattaagtgtttaaatgtgactttttctcagtactgttgttttttctgcctctttaaATCGAAATCTAACCGTGACTTCCCTCCTGCAGCTCGGCGTGTGCGGCGGCGGTTCGGAGCGGCGTCTTCAGATGGCGGCCGTCCTGCAGGGGGCGTTTGAAGTCGTTCACTCGGAGCTTCAGGCGGCACTGCGGGGAGGAGACGGGCGGGGCAGCGCCGTCCCCTCTGGACGCCTGGAGGACGACGGGACGATGTCTCTGCTGGAGAAATACTCGGAGCTGCTGGTCCAGATGACCCAGAACAAACTGAACCGCATCTGAACCAGGACGCGCCGCCGTCGCGGCTCAGTCCGGAGGCTTGATTTGATCATTAGTGTTAAATTTAATGCACCTtacgtttgttttttaaggcggcaaaatgtgctttaaatcACGATCACTGTTTGTACATAAACTAGTTTGATATATTTCTTAATAATAAAGGTTTGACGTacagtttaatattttcatttcaggCTTTAAAATGTTCGTTTCAGGTGAACAGAAAAAAGATGATTcattattacttaaaaaaaagctcagttCAACACCGAGGCCGCAGTTAAAATCTGCGTCTCATCAGTGATTCAACTCTgttattaaacaacaaaaacaaacaaacaaacaaacaaacaaacaaacaaactgctctgatggctgtgggatcaaaaatgtcagtttgaatgggtttcaatggagcatttttggacctgaacagtctgaatgtaactatttagtttccacagtgtattttagacttattgtctTATATCTTATATTTAGACTTATATcgtgaagaagaaaagagactaaaaggCACCAAAGTTATTTGCGTCACAATAAAACTCCCTCAGAgagcataaaaaataattttttgatcatttcctattttcttgaaatttgtgagacatttttaCCACAATTATGTCATCAGGGACGGTTGAAAATGTTGACCAATTTCAATGATAAATTCTACAGATTTTGGCTGTGAGAAATGTGgtttatgtgatttttaatgaaaaataggCCAAATTACTCAAGAAAAAATAGGCAgggttttttaagaaaacatcttttccaaaactaaaaataatttttaaaaatgttttaaaaattggaTCTGCTCTGTGATAAATGACGGATCAGAACACTTTCATATCTGAACTGAACctgtaagtctcataaactcATCTTTATCACAGATTATTTTTGGCGACTTTCAAAAATCCCagaaggtttttgacgagggaaccacgGAGGAAACTATGGAGGGAACCACGGAGGGAACCACGGAGGGAACCACGGAGGGAACCAGagcgatgctaacttcctggttggcttacaaaaatacgtcatccttcaccactctatgcggagaaagaaaagagcgctgattgg
This region includes:
- the LOC121963561 gene encoding mitogen-activated protein kinase-binding protein 1-like; the protein is MTRCVVSGAGGDTESVSVQRCQQVANELRQAARRAVRLHQQLGVCGGGSERRLQMAAVLQGAFEVVHSELQAALRGGDGRGSAVPSGRLEDDGTMSLLEKYSELLVQMTQNKLNRI